Proteins encoded by one window of Emticicia oligotrophica DSM 17448:
- a CDS encoding trans-sulfuration enzyme family protein translates to MEKQTKAIRIQTKRSQYREHSTPLFLTSSFCFEDAEQGKALFDETLEGNIYTRFSNPSVQEFVDKVCMLENCEEGIATATGMAAVFAGFAAHLKSGDHVVASRALFGSAHQILTQILSKWGITHTYLDATASEEDWESAIQANTKMVYLETPSNPGLELVDMAMIGRLAKKHNLIYYVDNCFATPIIHTPTDYGANLIVHSATKFMDGQGRVLGGIITGTKELIAPVRFFCRHTGPSMAPFNAWVLSKSLETLEIRMARHCENAIKLAKALEKMDGIKNVKYPHLPSHPQFELAKKQMKAGGAMVTFELEGGFKRVNKFTQLIKIASNSSNLGDARTIITNPNTTTHSKLSPADKAKLGITEGLIRCSVGLEDIRDLIADFKQAAKKSMK, encoded by the coding sequence ATGGAGAAACAAACCAAAGCCATTAGAATTCAAACTAAACGTTCACAATATAGAGAACACTCAACGCCTTTGTTTCTCACAAGTAGCTTTTGTTTTGAAGATGCCGAACAAGGCAAAGCACTTTTCGATGAAACACTCGAAGGGAATATATACACCAGATTTTCAAATCCTTCAGTACAAGAATTTGTAGATAAAGTATGCATGCTTGAAAACTGTGAAGAAGGCATTGCAACCGCAACAGGTATGGCAGCAGTATTTGCAGGATTTGCCGCTCATTTAAAATCAGGAGACCATGTTGTAGCCTCTCGAGCATTATTTGGCTCTGCACACCAAATCCTCACGCAAATCTTGTCTAAATGGGGCATTACTCATACTTACCTTGATGCAACTGCAAGCGAAGAAGATTGGGAATCGGCGATTCAAGCAAATACCAAAATGGTTTACCTTGAAACTCCATCAAATCCGGGTCTGGAGTTAGTTGATATGGCCATGATTGGTCGTTTAGCAAAAAAACATAACTTAATTTATTATGTAGATAATTGTTTTGCTACGCCAATCATTCATACACCAACAGATTATGGTGCAAACTTAATTGTTCATTCTGCAACAAAGTTTATGGATGGTCAAGGTAGAGTTTTAGGAGGAATTATCACAGGAACAAAAGAATTAATTGCTCCAGTCAGATTTTTCTGTCGTCATACAGGGCCTTCGATGGCACCATTTAATGCTTGGGTATTATCAAAAAGTCTTGAAACCTTAGAAATTAGAATGGCTCGCCACTGTGAGAACGCAATAAAATTAGCTAAAGCTCTTGAGAAAATGGATGGAATCAAAAATGTAAAATATCCACATTTACCGAGCCACCCTCAATTTGAACTGGCAAAAAAACAAATGAAAGCCGGTGGGGCAATGGTTACTTTTGAATTAGAAGGTGGTTTTAAAAGAGTGAATAAATTTACTCAATTAATAAAAATCGCATCAAACTCTTCAAATTTAGGTGATGCCCGTACAATTATTACGAATCCGAATACAACCACTCACTCTAAATTATCACCAGCTGATAAAGCAAAATTAGGTATTACAGAAGGACTTATTCGCTGCTCGGTTGGTCTCGAAGATATCAGAGATTTGATTGCTGATTTCAAGCAGGCAGCCAAGAAATCAATGAAATAA
- a CDS encoding 1-acyl-sn-glycerol-3-phosphate acyltransferase — MLNWLFKIIFKASGWKLVNTPKNLNKGLFAVAPHARTADFLIGLGTRAAMGINISYLGKAELFRPPFGWIFRGLGGTPVYRSKSTNFVQQVAATFNAHEKLLVAIAPEGTRKNVSKLKTGFYYMAHAANVPIIMSGFDYPRKSIIFAEPFMPTGNFEADMKQYFIPFFKSIHGFQKDWIKNYEMGKF; from the coding sequence ATGCTAAACTGGCTCTTCAAAATAATATTTAAAGCATCGGGTTGGAAATTGGTCAATACCCCAAAGAACTTAAATAAAGGGTTGTTTGCGGTAGCACCACATGCTCGTACAGCGGATTTTCTAATTGGATTAGGCACAAGGGCTGCCATGGGAATAAACATTAGTTACTTAGGCAAAGCCGAATTATTCCGACCGCCTTTTGGATGGATTTTTAGAGGCTTAGGGGGTACACCTGTTTATAGAAGTAAAAGTACAAACTTTGTACAACAAGTAGCGGCAACTTTTAATGCTCATGAAAAACTTTTAGTAGCCATTGCTCCCGAAGGAACCAGAAAAAATGTTAGTAAGTTAAAAACTGGTTTCTATTATATGGCTCATGCCGCTAATGTTCCAATCATCATGTCTGGCTTTGATTACCCTCGCAAATCAATTATTTTTGCAGAACCATTTATGCCCACTGGAAATTTTGAGGCTGACATGAAGCAATACTTTATCCCATTTTTTAAAAGTATTCACGGATTTCAGAAAGATTGGATAAAAAATTATGAAATGGGTAAATTTTAA
- a CDS encoding site-2 protease family protein: MNQKRTLSIQIILFITTLIATTLTGAEWIYGRPFFFGENTLGWNEFLDGFQYSVPFLGVLTIHEFGHYFIAKKHRTDVTLPFYIPLWLGGITSTFGTLGAFIRIKERIQSRTKYFDIGIAGPLAGFVAALFVLWYGFSHLPPLDYVFQLFPIFKQYGNEYGKFLETTPDYISIKLGDSLLFNFFEQYVSNGELPHPYLYTNYPIIFAGYLSLFFTALNLFPIGQLDGGHILYGLIGDKAFNVVSPIIFTGFVFYAGLGLFNAHEFTTQDNQIFLELIGKYILYILFNYLCFSKISENYLTNWLIALSVVATQLILSYFIPTIEGYSGFLAFGLMIGRYLGVYHPTTYDMKPLTLERKILGWISLIIFILCFSPKPFVIIQNLPH, translated from the coding sequence ATGAATCAAAAACGTACGCTTTCGATACAAATAATTTTATTTATAACTACCCTCATTGCAACAACTCTTACTGGTGCAGAATGGATTTATGGAAGACCATTTTTTTTTGGAGAAAATACACTAGGTTGGAATGAGTTTTTAGATGGCTTTCAATATTCTGTACCATTTCTTGGTGTTTTGACTATACACGAATTCGGGCATTATTTTATAGCCAAGAAGCATAGAACGGACGTAACCCTCCCTTTTTATATTCCACTTTGGCTTGGAGGGATTACATCTACGTTTGGCACTTTAGGTGCATTTATTCGCATCAAAGAAAGAATTCAATCACGTACGAAATATTTTGATATCGGTATTGCTGGCCCTCTAGCAGGATTCGTAGCAGCACTTTTTGTTCTTTGGTATGGCTTCTCGCATTTACCTCCACTTGATTATGTTTTTCAACTTTTCCCAATTTTCAAACAATACGGAAACGAATATGGCAAATTCCTTGAAACAACCCCCGATTACATATCAATAAAACTAGGAGATAGTTTGTTGTTTAATTTTTTTGAGCAATATGTTTCGAACGGAGAATTGCCACATCCTTATCTTTACACTAATTACCCGATTATATTTGCGGGCTATCTTTCTTTATTTTTTACTGCACTAAATCTATTCCCAATTGGTCAGCTTGATGGCGGGCATATACTTTATGGCTTAATAGGAGATAAAGCTTTCAACGTAGTTTCTCCGATTATTTTCACAGGATTTGTATTTTATGCGGGCTTAGGCTTGTTCAATGCCCATGAATTTACCACACAAGACAATCAGATTTTCTTAGAGTTAATTGGCAAATACATTCTGTATATTCTCTTTAATTATCTTTGTTTCTCGAAAATTTCAGAGAACTACCTTACTAACTGGCTAATTGCCTTATCGGTGGTAGCTACACAGCTAATATTATCTTATTTTATTCCAACGATTGAGGGGTACTCAGGTTTTTTAGCTTTCGGATTAATGATTGGTCGATACCTGGGCGTTTATCATCCAACAACTTATGATATGAAACCTCTTACGCTTGAAAGAAAAATATTAGGTTGGATTTCATTGATTATATTTATCCTTTGTTTTAGCCCAAAACCTTTTGTTATCATTCAAAATTTACCCCACTAA
- a CDS encoding HAD family hydrolase — MKFKAVIFDFGNVIINIDVPLIYQKFAQFTSKPAEYIEKKIIEDQIFRRYETGQFTDEEFREVIRQTVGFPLSDYEVDTAWNALLLDIPKDRIELIKKIRQKYPVFLLSNTNNIHIEASNQYLKKAHDIEHLNILFDKTYLSYEMGLWKPDTAIYHEVLKLNNLKPNEVIFFDDNHHNIESAKSIGMQTILVEPPTSIIEYCKNLF; from the coding sequence ATGAAATTCAAAGCCGTGATTTTTGACTTTGGGAATGTAATAATAAATATTGATGTTCCTCTAATCTATCAAAAATTTGCCCAATTTACATCTAAGCCAGCTGAATATATCGAAAAAAAAATTATTGAAGATCAGATTTTTAGGAGATATGAAACTGGGCAATTTACAGATGAAGAATTTAGAGAAGTCATTCGACAAACTGTAGGATTTCCACTGAGTGATTATGAAGTAGATACTGCTTGGAACGCACTATTACTTGATATCCCCAAGGATAGAATTGAATTAATTAAAAAAATTCGACAAAAATACCCTGTTTTTTTATTGAGTAATACAAATAACATTCATATTGAGGCTTCTAATCAATACCTCAAGAAAGCCCATGACATTGAGCATCTAAACATTCTCTTTGATAAAACATATCTCTCTTATGAAATGGGGTTGTGGAAGCCCGATACGGCTATTTACCATGAAGTACTCAAACTAAACAATTTAAAACCCAACGAAGTAATATTCTTTGATGATAACCATCATAATATAGAATCTGCAAAGTCAATCGGCATGCAAACTATTTTAGTTGAACCTCCTACTTCAATCATAGAGTATTGTAAAAACCTATTTTAA
- a CDS encoding sigma-54-dependent transcriptional regulator, with the protein MENSQIIFIVEDDPFYGAMLEYYLTLNPDYTVERFETGKSLLENLFRRPIAITLDYSLPDMDGETVLKRIHKENPEIPVIIISGQEDISTAVQLLKNGAYDYIVKDANTKERLWNSILKIKETQELRAEISQLREEVREKYEFDKAIKGNSAALHRIFSLMEKASKSNINVSIHGETGTGKELVAKAIHHNSTRNKKPFVAVNMAAIPKDLVESELFGHEKGAFTGAISRRIGKFEEANGGTLFLDEIGEMELTMQAKILRVLQEQEITRIGGNQIVKIDCRIIVATHRNLAEEVQKGNFREDLYYRLLGLNLQLPPLRERGNDIIVLSKYFIEEYSKKNRVHKISLSNEASQKLLSYSYPGNIRELKAIIELACVMAIEDTISADDITFNSIKPEGAFLLDEVTLREYNRRIIRHFLNKYDDDVLLVAEKLDIGKSTIYNMLKSGEL; encoded by the coding sequence ATGGAAAATTCGCAAATAATTTTTATTGTTGAAGACGACCCTTTCTATGGGGCGATGCTAGAGTACTACCTCACGCTTAACCCTGATTACACAGTTGAAAGGTTTGAAACTGGTAAAAGTTTACTGGAAAATCTCTTTCGAAGACCCATTGCTATTACTCTTGACTATTCACTTCCAGATATGGATGGTGAAACGGTCTTGAAAAGAATTCACAAAGAAAATCCAGAAATCCCAGTAATAATTATTTCGGGGCAAGAAGATATTTCTACTGCTGTACAATTACTAAAAAATGGTGCTTATGACTACATCGTAAAAGATGCCAATACTAAAGAGAGACTTTGGAACTCTATCCTCAAAATTAAGGAAACGCAGGAGCTAAGAGCTGAAATTTCACAACTCCGTGAAGAAGTACGCGAAAAGTATGAATTTGATAAAGCTATCAAAGGGAATAGTGCCGCCTTACATCGGATTTTTTCTTTAATGGAGAAGGCGTCGAAAAGCAATATTAATGTTTCCATACACGGAGAAACTGGTACTGGAAAAGAGCTTGTTGCTAAGGCGATTCATCATAATTCTACAAGAAATAAAAAACCTTTTGTTGCAGTTAATATGGCCGCAATCCCGAAAGACTTAGTCGAAAGTGAGCTTTTTGGCCATGAAAAAGGAGCATTTACCGGTGCAATTAGTAGAAGGATTGGTAAGTTTGAGGAGGCCAACGGAGGGACTCTTTTCCTAGATGAAATTGGCGAAATGGAATTAACAATGCAAGCAAAAATTCTTAGGGTCTTGCAAGAACAAGAAATTACAAGAATTGGTGGAAATCAAATTGTTAAGATCGATTGCCGAATCATTGTTGCAACTCATCGAAATTTAGCGGAAGAAGTACAAAAAGGAAATTTTAGAGAAGATTTGTACTACCGATTATTAGGTTTAAACTTGCAACTTCCTCCGCTTCGGGAACGAGGCAATGATATTATAGTTTTATCGAAATATTTTATTGAAGAATACAGTAAGAAAAATAGGGTGCATAAAATTAGCTTGAGTAATGAAGCCTCACAAAAACTTTTGAGCTATTCTTACCCTGGAAATATTCGAGAACTGAAAGCAATAATTGAATTAGCATGTGTAATGGCCATTGAAGATACCATCTCAGCCGACGATATTACGTTTAATTCTATAAAACCAGAAGGTGCTTTTTTATTAGATGAAGTAACACTGCGAGAGTATAACAGGAGAATTATTCGACATTTTTTGAATAAGTATGACGATGATGTTTTATTGGTTGCTGAAAAATTAGACATCGGAAAATCTACTATTTACAATATGCTTAAAAGCGGTGAACTATAG